Genomic DNA from Thermoplasmatales archaeon:
GCAGGAGTTTCAAAAAACCCCCTCTGGACTCCCCCTTATATCTATATCGTAGTATATTATCTCTCTTATAACTGTACAAATAATAAAGGGAGCACATCACTTTCCATACCAGCAAAATATACGCCTGACGCAGCTGAGGAATGTGGAAAGAAAGGAATTTTTGGAATAATAGTGGTCGCTTCCGGTTTCGCTGAAGTCGGAAATGTTAAGCTAGAGGAAGAACTCGTCTCAGTGTGCAAGAAATATAACGTTCGTCTTCTTGGGCCCAATGTAGTGGGTACTCTTAATAGCGTAATAAAGATGAATGCATCCTTTGCCCCCTATCTTCCATTTCCGGGATCTATAGGGATGATTTCTCAGAGCGGTGCAATGATCATTGCGCTTGACGCCAGAACGCTGAGGGACAAGATAGGCATGTCCCATCTGATAAGCATAGGCAACATGGGGGATTTAGAATTTTCAGAGGTAACGGATTTCCTGAACTCAGATAAAAATGTATCATGCATATCTCTTTACACAGAAGGCCTGAAGCAAGGGCGTAGATTCATTGAAACAGCAAAGAGAATCACAAAACCAATAATAATGCTTAAGTCTGGCGTTTCACAGCACGGAACCGTGGCCGCCGCTTCTCATACCGGTTCACTGGCTGGATCGCACATGGTTTATGATGGTGCTCTGAAGCAAGCTGGTGTTGTGAGGGCCTACAGTATAGACGAACTTTTTGATTTCTCTCTGACGCTTTCATTGCAGCCGGAAATGAAAGGAGATCATTTGATAGTGGTGACAAACGGCGGCGGCATTGGAGTTCTGGCTACAGACGCCGCTGAGGCCAATGGCATACCTTTGAATGATCCAGCTGATGAACTTAAGCAGAAAATCGGGAGTATTATTCCTTCTTTTGGTAGCCTGAGAAATCCAATAGACATGAGTGCAATGGCTACTAGGAAGATGTATGCGGACACTATAAGGACCGCAATGGAAGATGAGTCTGTAGATGCAGTTCTTGCCATGTACTGTGAGGTCGCAGATCTCGATCCACTTGAAGCTGCTAAAGGTATCGCAGATGCCTTTACTTCAACAAAAAGGCGTGTTCCACTGGTCGCTGCTTTTGTCGGTGGCAAAGCTTCTGATAACGCCTCTGATTATCTTATAGAGAATAAGATACCATCCTTCAGCGCTCCGGATCTGGGTGTGAGGGCTATTTCTGCTCTCAGAAAGCATAACATTCTGAAGAGCAAGATTTGCAATTCGCCTGAAAAACCACAGGGAATGCGAAGCGATGAAGCAAAAGGCATGATAAGCGGCTTCATTTCGTCAGGAAAAAATTCGCTTAACGAGAGAGATTCAAAGGAAATATTTTCACTCTATGGGATAAAGGTCAATAATACAATTCTTGCTAAGACAAGAGAAGATGCAGAAAAATTGTCTAAAGGTCTTGCATTTCCGCTCGCGGCAAAGATAGAGAGTCCTGACGTAATGCACAAAACGGACGTAGGTGGTGTCAAATTGAATCTATCTTCTGTGGATGAGGTCGGTAAGGCCTTCGATGAGATAGTCTCAAACATAAGAAGAAACGTGAAAGACGCCAGAATAGATGGTGTAGTGCTTCAGGAAATGGTACAGGACGGAATAGAGACAATAATCGGAACAGTCAATGATCCAACATTTGGCCCGACGGTGATGTTCGGCACAGGCGGTATAACGGTCCAGGTCCTAAAAGATGTTTCATTCAGAGTCGCTCCTTTGTGCCGTTCTGATGCGTATGACATGATAAATGAAACACTTGCCGGAAAACTTATGAAGGAATTCCGTGGACGAAAGGCGCTGGACTCTGAGGCTGTAGCGGATGCCATAGTTAGATTTTCATGGCTGGCTTATGAGCATCCTGAAATAAAGAGCATTGATGCAAATCCAATGATAGTCAACGTCGATGGCTCCATTGTCGTGGATGCCAGAATCTTGTTTTAATACTCAGGAAGAAATGTCTATAGATGCCTCGGGAATATTATCCTCCGATTCTGGTTAACAACCACAGAATGCTGATCGACGGCTGTGATCTTGAGGAAATTGCCAAAGATTTCGGTACACCGCTGTATGTAACATCATCTAACAGGATAAGAGAAAATTTTGAACGATTGACCAAATCCATGAGCAAGAATTTCAAGAATTTTGAAATAAAATATGCGGTGAAAGCAAATTCAAACCCGCACATAATATCTTTGTTTTCCGAGCTTGGCTCTGGAGCTGACGTATCAAATCTGAATGAACTCAATCTTGCATTAAAGGGGGGCATAGCCAAAGAAAAGATTATGCTTACCTCCAATAACTTGCAGCAATATGAAATGGATGATATTGCAAAACAAAATATAGGCATAAACTTCGACGACATCGGCCAACTGGAAAGAATGAAGGCTAAATTGCCAGACATCATTTCGTTTAGATTCAATCCTGGAACAGGCCATGGCTATTTTCCTGGTATTACCACCGGTGGCATTGGAACGAAGTTCGGGATTCTTGAGGATCGGATATTAGATGCGTACAGTAAGGCCAAAGATCTGGGTGTAAAGCGCTTTGGTTTTCACTATATGGAGGGTTCTGGAATTCTTGATCCACAGGTCTTCGGAAATACATTTTCAAAAGCCATGGAAGTTATGTTGAGAATTCAGGAAAAATTAGGCATTGAATTTGAATTCATAGATGCAGGCGGTGGTCTCGGCATTCCTTACAGACCTGAAGAGGAGCCGCTCGATACCGCCGCGGTTTTTAGTGCATTCAGATCTATTGTTGACAAAAATAAGGTAGACAATGAAAATTTAAAAATTATAATAGAACCGGGGAGGTATCTCATAGCTGACACGACTGTGCTGATGGGGCAGATTACTAACATAAAAAATAGTTCTCGAATTTTCATCGGAACCGATATAGGAATGAGCACACTGCTCAGACCCGCACTCTATGGCGCTTATCATGAAATTTCACTAGTGAATAAATTCATGGGGAAACATGGTTCTAAATGCACAGTAGTTGGGCTAGTTTGCGAAACCTCTGACGTAATTGGTTTGGATAGAGTGCTACCAGATCCGAAGGTCGGCGATCTGATAATAGTTTTTGACACGGGTGCATACGGTTACAGTATGAGCAGCCAGTACAATGGAAACGTTCGCCCTGCTGAAGTCATGATCGTTAATGGGAAACCAAAGCTTATCCGTAGGAGAGAAACTTTTCAGGATCTTGTATCTACAGTAACACCATAATCATTTCTCAATAAGGTCTCTCTTTATTTTCCATACTAGACAAATTTAATTCTTCAAACAAAATTACTTCGTATGGCTAAAAGCAAATTCAAGATTCTGATTGTTGGCTTCGGAACAGTTGGAAAAGGATTTTTCGACCTCTTTTATGAAAAAAGAGATTTGCTTAAACTGGAAAACGCGAAACAGCGCAAGCGGCAATTTCGGACCTTGTCAGTATTTTAAGAAACTCCAAGTAGCATTATTCTATCTGTCTGTGTAACGAAATTGTAAAATCTCGCTGTCTTATCTCTATTATGTGATAGTGAGAAACAAATATTCTGGAGATGTAATGGCAGAATACGAAGAGGCAAAGGTCGAGGACACTGAATCTGTCATTGCCAAAAGCAAGAAAGCATATAGTTATGTCAAAAATTTGCCACTTTTTGAAAGGTATGAACTATTGCTCAAAGCCTCCAAACTCCTGGAGCAAAATTCAGAGGACTTCGCGCGTAATATTGCCGGTGAAGCAGGTAAGCCAATAAAATATGCAAGAAATGAGGTCAGACGTGCGGCCATTACTCTGCTTTTTTCCGCAGAGGAATCGAAGAGGATACACGGTGAAACAGTGCCAATGGATGTCGAGCCTCGTGGAGTTAATAGATTCGCGTTTTATACCAGGGAACCTATTGGGCCGGTTCTAGCAATAACGCCTTTTAATGATCCCCTTAACCTCGTTGTTCACAAGGTTGCTCCGTCAATAGCTGCTGGAAATAGCGTAATAAATAAACCTTCAACGCTTACTCCAATAAGTGCTGTGAACCTTAGAGACACAATGATCAAGGCCGGGCTTCAGGAAGACGCCATCCAGGTATTGATCACTTCAGGTGAGGGTGCCGTTTTGCGTTCCATTCTCAACTCTGATGAAGTTAAGCGCGTAACATTTACTGGGGGCATAGACGCAGCGGAAAGAATTCTCGGCACCGGAAAGATAAAGAAATATTCC
This window encodes:
- a CDS encoding acetate--CoA ligase family protein; this translates as AGVSKNPLWTPPYIYIVVYYLSYNCTNNKGSTSLSIPAKYTPDAAEECGKKGIFGIIVVASGFAEVGNVKLEEELVSVCKKYNVRLLGPNVVGTLNSVIKMNASFAPYLPFPGSIGMISQSGAMIIALDARTLRDKIGMSHLISIGNMGDLEFSEVTDFLNSDKNVSCISLYTEGLKQGRRFIETAKRITKPIIMLKSGVSQHGTVAAASHTGSLAGSHMVYDGALKQAGVVRAYSIDELFDFSLTLSLQPEMKGDHLIVVTNGGGIGVLATDAAEANGIPLNDPADELKQKIGSIIPSFGSLRNPIDMSAMATRKMYADTIRTAMEDESVDAVLAMYCEVADLDPLEAAKGIADAFTSTKRRVPLVAAFVGGKASDNASDYLIENKIPSFSAPDLGVRAISALRKHNILKSKICNSPEKPQGMRSDEAKGMISGFISSGKNSLNERDSKEIFSLYGIKVNNTILAKTREDAEKLSKGLAFPLAAKIESPDVMHKTDVGGVKLNLSSVDEVGKAFDEIVSNIRRNVKDARIDGVVLQEMVQDGIETIIGTVNDPTFGPTVMFGTGGITVQVLKDVSFRVAPLCRSDAYDMINETLAGKLMKEFRGRKALDSEAVADAIVRFSWLAYEHPEIKSIDANPMIVNVDGSIVVDARILF
- the lysA gene encoding diaminopimelate decarboxylase — protein: MPREYYPPILVNNHRMLIDGCDLEEIAKDFGTPLYVTSSNRIRENFERLTKSMSKNFKNFEIKYAVKANSNPHIISLFSELGSGADVSNLNELNLALKGGIAKEKIMLTSNNLQQYEMDDIAKQNIGINFDDIGQLERMKAKLPDIISFRFNPGTGHGYFPGITTGGIGTKFGILEDRILDAYSKAKDLGVKRFGFHYMEGSGILDPQVFGNTFSKAMEVMLRIQEKLGIEFEFIDAGGGLGIPYRPEEEPLDTAAVFSAFRSIVDKNKVDNENLKIIIEPGRYLIADTTVLMGQITNIKNSSRIFIGTDIGMSTLLRPALYGAYHEISLVNKFMGKHGSKCTVVGLVCETSDVIGLDRVLPDPKVGDLIIVFDTGAYGYSMSSQYNGNVRPAEVMIVNGKPKLIRRRETFQDLVSTVTP